CGCGCGAGGAGCCGCCCCAGCGCGGGCGCGCCGTCGGGCCCGATGGGGTTGCGCTTGAGCCATAGCGCCTTCGCGTGCCGGCTCGACGCGAGCGCCTCGGCGATCACCGCGAGGTCGGCGGGGCCGATCGCGTTGCCGGCCAGATACCAGGTCTCGATCTCGCTCGCGGGGTCGGCCATCAGTCGTGCGAGCGCCTCTGCGCCGGCCGTCGAGTCACCGGCGCAGGCGACGTTGTTGCCGAGCAGGAAGTGACGCACGCGCTTGGAGCCCGGCCGATGCCGCGCCTGCGAGGCGACCGCCGCGCAGAGCGCTCCGACGTGATCGGGGCCGACGACCTGCTTGCAGAGATCCATCCGCTGGTCGGGGAAGTACGTGCCGCGCGGAAACGTCACCGGCAGCGCGGAGCGGGGGCTCGGCGACGCCAGGAAGGCGAAGAACGGCGCCAGCTCGCGCGCGGGCGAGACCTCCACCGGCATGGCGGCAGGGAACGCGACCGCGGCCGAGACCGGCGCGCCCTCGACGCACGGGACGGACCGACGCGAGGCGTGATCCACGGGCACCGCGCAGCGGCTGGGCTTGGGCGTGGTGACGGGGGGCGCGAGCGCGCGGAGCTTCCGCACGAGCGCCCGGAACCGATCCTGGCGCGACGCCGCCGCGTCGTCCGGGAAGAGCAGCCGCGCGACCTGTTGCGCCAGCGGATCGGTCATCAGCTGTCGATGCGAGCGAAACGGCAGCCGGTGTGCCGTGTCCGAGACGGCCCGCCCTGTCTGCGCCGACTGGGCGTCGTTGGCCAACAGGTTTGCGACCGTCCGCACGTACGCGCCCGTGTCGGTGACGTCGTCGAGCGCCGCGATCGACGGAGGCGCGGCCCGGTTCGGGAAGAAGCGCCGCGTGTCGATGGCGTAGAAGGCGTTGATCGTCGCCATGTCGTGCGCCGTGATGGTGCCGACCTTCGCGACGGCCTCCGCGAGCTCGCGCAGGTGATCGTCCCGCGTGCTCGACACCACGGGCTCGACGCCGAGCTGGTGGGCCCAGCGGACGAGCAGCGCCGCGGGCGACGCGTCGTAGGCCGCCGCGAGCGCGACGAGCGGCGCGAAGCCGAGCCGCTCACCGCGCGTCAGCAGGGTGTGGGCTTGCACGCGAATCGAGCGCGCGGCGCAGAAGGCGAGCAGTGGCTGCACCGGCCCGACGAACGGGTGCAGCTCCACCTGATCGACGACCGGCGGACGCAGCCCCATCTCGAGCAGCGCCTCGAGCTGCTCGACCGTGTGATTCGAGACGCCGATCTCGCGCGTGTGCCCCTCGTCCACGCACGCGTTCAGCGCGCGCCACATGATGGGCGGGAGCGGCCGGTGCAAGAGCACGCGGTCGAGCGGCCGGCCGAGCGAGCGCGCCGACGCGGCGATGGTCTCGACAGCGGGCTCGAAGCGCAGCTCGTCGAAGACCTTCGTCGTGACGTGGACGCGCTCGGTCGGGTGCGCGGCCTCGAAGTCGCGCACGGCCGCGAAGACCTCGGCTTCGTTCCGGTAGAGCGGCGCCGTGTCGACGCGCCGGACGCCGAGAGCGAGGGCGGCGCGCACGCGGGCCGCCGCGCTCGGGCCGTCGAGCCGGTAGGTGCCAAAGGTGATCGCGAAGGGCGCGTTGTCGGTCGATGGTGTCTCCATGGTCTTCTCCTCAGTCGTCTGCACGGACGGTGAAGTCGGATCCCGAACGCAAAGAGCCGCCCGAGGCAGGTGCCTGGGGCGGTCCGGCGAGGGATCCGAGCTCTCGTTTGGGTTGCTCTACCCGCGCCAGCCACGCACCACGGCACCTCGCCACGCGAAGTGGCGACCCGTCACGCGCTGACTGCATCGGCGGAAGAGCATCTACGAGACAGAGCCTGAGCCGAGTCGACGCAGCGCGCAAGGTCCCTGTCTCAGATCCTCGCGAGGAGCGCGGTTGGACTGGCGGTCGCGCAGAGGATAGTCATGCGAGCATGCGTCCACCGACCCGCGTCGCGCCCATGCTCCTGCTGCTGGCCGGCATCGGACTGCTCGGAGGCGCGCCATCGCTCACGGGCTTCCCCATGCTGGCCGCGATGCTCGCGGGTCTCGTCTCGGTCGTGGTCGGCGCCACGCTCGTGCACCGGCAGCGCCGCGGAGGTTGAGGGGTACCTGACGGTCAGTCGGTCTGATCGGTGACGGGAGCGCACGTCGAGATCGTCGGAGGCGCGGTGTCCACCACGGCGACGTCGTCGCCCGCGAGCCAGCGCACGACGGCGTCGTGGAAGGTCACCTCCGCGCCGTCCGCGGTCATGCTCGCGCTGAAGAACCAGTCGTCATTGGTCAACCCGACGTGCTGCTCACATCCGGGCCCGTAGACCGAGATGGGACGCGCGGTCGATTCGAGCCCGCCGCCCGCGGCGGCCGTCGAGAGCGCGCTCTGCACGCCCGTGGCGAAGGCGTCGAGGTCGAACCCGGCCGCGACGTACGAGTCGCTGATGGCGCGGTCCGCGAGCGACATGCGGAGGAAGAGGGGGGCCTCCGTGACGTGGTTCGCGAGCACGTAGCCGGACCACTCGCAGCGCCACGGGTCGGTCGGGTGCATGGCGACGCAGCTCTCGTCGTGGTTCGTGTTCGAGTAGCGCTCGGTGAGGTCGAAGCGCGCTCGGCGCCCCGCGAGCAAGGCGTCGAGCGCGGCCCCCGCGGGGAGCTCGCTGTCGGTGGGACCGAAGTTGGCGTCGCACACGAGCGCCGGGCTGACGCCGAGGGCCCGCATCCGTGCGGCGAAGCGGTCCGCGGTGTTCGCCACGCCCTGACATCCGCCCGACGTCCCCGTCCACAGCGCGGTGCCCCCGCCCCCGAGCGCGGGCAGCGTGACGGCTCCGTCATCCGAGCTCGCTCCCTCCTCGAGGGCGTCGAGCGCCGCGTCGACGATCGCGTCGCCCTGGAAGTGGAGCCGGAACCGAGGCACGTCGCCCTCGGCCGCGACCACGGCGTCGGGCGCGCGGCCGGCCCAGTTGTCGGAGCTGCAGTAGTAGAGGAAGACCTGGTTCGCGTCGCCCAGGGCGTTCTCCGGCCCCCGGCGCATGAGGCCGACCCCTCCCATCGAGCTCGGGGCCCCCGCGGTCGTCATCTTTGAGTTGCGACCACACCAGCGCGCGGCGCAGTCCGGCCCGCCGCACGCGCCGCCTCCTTGCAGGTGAAAGACCCAGCGGTCCTCCTGGTCGGGCGAGGCGGCGCGCCGCACGTACATCACCGCCGGGGTTCCGTCGTTGCAGACCGCACGCGGGTCGCTCAGCGTCACGCGCACCAGGTCGTCGCCCTCCGCGACCCCGGTGTCGGGGATCGGCGTGCACGGGAGCGCCTCGTCGAGCATCGGCACGGCGTCCGCCCCTCCGTCTGTGACGCCGCCGTCGGGCTCGCTCCCTGCGTCCGGTGGGCTCGAGGGACCGCAAGCGAGCAAGGTCAACGCTACGCACCACCAGATGTCGGTCGCTCTCACGCGACGAGGGTAGCAAGCGCGGGGTACCTCGTCGCAGGGGACGATCCTAGCGGGTCTCAGACGCGGACGCACGCGGTGACGAACGTCGACGACGCGTCGTCGTGCAGGAGGTCGCACACCGCGTGGGGACCGCACTCGTCGTTCGTCTCGCACTCGAGCACGCACAGGCGCTCGACTCCGTCGAGGCTCACGCATCGGCCGCCCGGGCCGCACTGCGCGTCGGTGGAGCACGCGTTCGTGCAGATGGTCCCGCCGCCTGCCGGGCTCCCGACATGGCGACACTCGAGCGCCTCGCCGCACGATCCCTCGCACGGCTCGTACCGGGCGGCGCCCCGGCGGTGCGCCTCGACGCACGAAGACCATGTGTCTTGCTCGGATCCACAGGCGGCGCGCGCGCCCTCTTCGGTGCAGATGGCGAGCGAGTGTCGTGACGCGCACGAGATCACGCCCCACATCTCGGGGCCGCAGCCTGCCTCGCTCGCGGTTACTGCGAGCGAGACGCACTGATCCAGGCAGAGCGACGCTTCGGCTCCGCACGCCTCCTGGGCAGAGCGGCAATACCCGACGCACTCCTCGATGCAGCGGTCGGCGAGCGGCGTGTCAGCGCAGGAGTGCGCGGGCGCCGACGGCGTCTCGGCGGTCTCGGCGTCCCCCTCGCCTTCAACCTGGGGTCCGGCGTCGGCCCAGGTGGACGCGGGGTCGGTCGTGTCGGAGACGCAGCCGGCGGCGGTGAAGGTGAGCAAGGAGAGTGCGGCGAGAGAGGCGTAGGTGCGCATGGTGGACTCCAGTCGTGAGGACTCCCCAGCGATAGCCAGCGCCCTGACGGCGAGCCGCTAAAAGATCCTAAATCCGCGCGCCCCGTAGGGCTGGCCGACAGGGCGGATCGACGCCACGCTCCGCGCCTCATGACGGACCTCGTGCTCCATCAGTTCCCCGGCGCGTACGGGATGGAGAGCCTCAGCCCCTTCTGCACCAAGCTCGCGAGCTACCTCCAGCTCGCGGGGGTGCCGCACGAGCGACGGCTGGGCGACCCGCGCGAGGCGCCGCGGGGCAAGCTCCCTTACGTGCGCTGGGACGGCGCGCTGCTCGGCGACTCGCAGCTGATCATCGAGCGCTGCCAGACGGAGCTCGGCGACCCGCTCGACGGTCGGCTCGACGCGGAGGCGAAGGCGCTTGGCCATCTCTTGCGCCGCGCGGCCGAGGATCACCTCTACTGGGCGCTCCTCGCCATGCGCTGGGGCGACGACGA
Above is a genomic segment from Sandaracinaceae bacterium containing:
- a CDS encoding pectin acetylesterase-family hydrolase; protein product: MRATDIWWCVALTLLACGPSSPPDAGSEPDGGVTDGGADAVPMLDEALPCTPIPDTGVAEGDDLVRVTLSDPRAVCNDGTPAVMYVRRAASPDQEDRWVFHLQGGGACGGPDCAARWCGRNSKMTTAGAPSSMGGVGLMRRGPENALGDANQVFLYYCSSDNWAGRAPDAVVAAEGDVPRFRLHFQGDAIVDAALDALEEGASSDDGAVTLPALGGGGTALWTGTSGGCQGVANTADRFAARMRALGVSPALVCDANFGPTDSELPAGAALDALLAGRRARFDLTERYSNTNHDESCVAMHPTDPWRCEWSGYVLANHVTEAPLFLRMSLADRAISDSYVAAGFDLDAFATGVQSALSTAAAGGGLESTARPISVYGPGCEQHVGLTNDDWFFSASMTADGAEVTFHDAVVRWLAGDDVAVVDTAPPTISTCAPVTDQTD
- a CDS encoding aldo/keto reductase, giving the protein METPSTDNAPFAITFGTYRLDGPSAAARVRAALALGVRRVDTAPLYRNEAEVFAAVRDFEAAHPTERVHVTTKVFDELRFEPAVETIAASARSLGRPLDRVLLHRPLPPIMWRALNACVDEGHTREIGVSNHTVEQLEALLEMGLRPPVVDQVELHPFVGPVQPLLAFCAARSIRVQAHTLLTRGERLGFAPLVALAAAYDASPAALLVRWAHQLGVEPVVSSTRDDHLRELAEAVAKVGTITAHDMATINAFYAIDTRRFFPNRAAPPSIAALDDVTDTGAYVRTVANLLANDAQSAQTGRAVSDTAHRLPFRSHRQLMTDPLAQQVARLLFPDDAAASRQDRFRALVRKLRALAPPVTTPKPSRCAVPVDHASRRSVPCVEGAPVSAAVAFPAAMPVEVSPARELAPFFAFLASPSPRSALPVTFPRGTYFPDQRMDLCKQVVGPDHVGALCAAVASQARHRPGSKRVRHFLLGNNVACAGDSTAGAEALARLMADPASEIETWYLAGNAIGPADLAVIAEALASSRHAKALWLKRNPIGPDGAPALGRLLARSASLRLLDVHNTGLFDEGVEAMARAFERDGGPLRLRHLYLSANALGPAAVDALGRMLRPSPSSIASLYLSMNRLGERGLEALVGLIRQGALAGLKRLDVGAIGLSRPDLDPLVDALLGACPALVHLDLGTYKSTRDMGERANRLDPDVTPLVRLLARHPSLRLLNAANAGLPEASVARLIAALGPDQSLEGVGAHALRHGHTTRRLLRQPKRVLHIDSVYRGRA